The genome window TGTCGCCGCCCGCGGGGCATTCTGGGAGATGGGGTCCCGTCTGCAGGCTGGCGTGAGGAGCGCTGGGAGACGTCACATCTACGCGGGGCACCCTGGGAAACGGAGTTGCCGCGTCTGGCTCAGCCAGAAGCGTTGGGACCGCGACGGTCCTCGTGAGAGTtcggctccatctcacaatccgcTTTGGGGCGGAGCTGCAGCCGGTCCCATTTCACAACTGGGGAAGCCGAGACCCGGGCCAATGGCTCTTAGGCCCTGGCCCTTCCGCGCAGCCCTGTCGCGTCCGCAGCAGATCTCACCCCGGCCTCCCGCAGCCACCCTCAGCCCGCCagcggccccgcccctccgcaGGCGCAGCGAGCCGGGTTCCCGACGCCTTCCGGCGCCGCCACGCCCAACACGCCCCTCCCCCGGAAGCGGACTGCCGGCGTCCGGGAGGCGTGGCCGCGGCGCGGCGTGCGTCCCGCCCCCGTCGCGAGCTGATTGGCCGCGCGCGCCAACCGTCGGTATTTGAATCCGTGGCGGGCGAACGGGCTCCCGGATTCCGCGCCTCCCGCTCCCTCGGTTTCGTGTGGCCGCCAGCAGGTAGGCGATGGCGGCGGCGGAGTCCCCGGCTCGGGGTTCAATCCCCACCTCGTCCCCCCCAGCCTCCGGTCCCCGCACCCTGACGCCCGCGGCAGCTGGGCGGCGCCCACCCCCAACGGGCCCTCCTCCGTCCGCGGCTCCTCCCGCGCTTTCGGGGTGCGCCGTCCGCTCGGCACCCCCGCCCCCTGGGACCCACCCCGCCGGTGTTTGCTGCCGCCCTCCCAGGGGCGCCCTCCTGCCAGAGTCCCCGGCACCCCGCGGGTCCGCTGGTTTCCGTCTGCAGCCCTTGGGCGGAGACGCCTGAGGGTTTCCTGCCTTACGGTTCCCCCTCGGTCTCCTAAGTCGGCCTCCCCTCGCCGTCACCTTTTGACCTCTTCCAGCCTCGAACCCTACCTGTATCCGCGCCTTGCGAGTGTACACTTCCTATCCTCTGCGCCCCCGGCTCAACGCCCTCCCCTCTTGGACCCGATCCTCCGCCCCTCCCACCTCTGGGGGCACCTTCGTGCTGCTTTATCCACGCCCCACCTGCGAGCTCCCATCTGTGAGCCCTCGCCGACAACAGCTGCACCCGCCCTCCGGTTCCTGCTGATTGTTCCCAGCTGCTGCGCGCAGCTCCTCTGGGTTCCGCCCACGGACCTGGACCTCGGTTCAATGGGAGGTCTGGCCTGGCCGGCTCTGCTGGGAGCCTTCTCCTCTTTGTCAGTGAAAGCTAGGCCTGACAGAGAATGCCCCGGCTGTTCTCCCACCTTCCTCAGGCGAGGCACTGTCGGAAATTGTCCTCTAGGCCCCCTCCCTGGAGTATCCCACAGCCATCCCACTCCCAGATGTGGGCCTGCTGGCCAAGCTGGGGCTGCTCACACCACCCCGTCTGGACGCAGGAACCTCTgaccccccacttccctcctgcCCTTTCCTGGGCTCACACACAGGGCCCCACCCCCATACCTTCCAGGGCATCTTGTAACCTTGACTCCCCTCTTTTCAGGACAGctttgctccctctgcccctgccaagCCCAGCCTTGCTCTTCAAGCTGCAGCCTCCAGCACCCCCGCCACCAGCAAATACCTGAGACATTCCCATGGACAGGCCCTCTAGCCACTACTGGGTTGGGAATGTCATGCTAGTGACTGTCATGAGGACCTTGGGAAGGGGGAGTGAGGACTTCTGGGCCTTGTGGAGGTCGCTGGTGTATATTTCTAGACTCCAAGCCTCAGTGTTGAAATTCCTCCAGTCCCCACCAAAGTAATCCTCCATTTTATTGGTCTCCACCTTGCCCCGCTCTCTTCTGGGCCTGGACCCTCATGGTGCCACAGTGTGCCCCCCATCTCCCAGCCTGTGACGAAAGAGCAAGCCTGCTTTCTTGCTCTCAGCTAACATGGCAGCCAGCTCAGCTGTTGCTGTGGCCTCAGCGCCTGCAGTAGAGGCCTGAGGGGAGACCCAGGCTTTCTAACAGGCCCACACCCAGGTCTCCTGACCTTTCCTCGCTAAGTTCAAATTGTTTTGAGGACCCGATTCTCCTTCCTTGTTCTGTGGGCTGAAGGCCTTTGCGGCTCTTTGTCCTGGGCGGCGGCAGCTGCCCTAAAACAAGGACTGCCTGGCAGAGGACATGCTGAGATGGGACCCACCAGTGCAGGATGGGGACATCTGCCCTGCCGGGCCAACTCCTTGCCCTGCCTATACAGCCCTCATGCTGACGCCAATTGTCTGCTTTCCCAGAATGAGTCTGCAGATCTACAATGATGAAAACGTCACTGGTGACAAAAGTGCAGAGAACTGTGAGTTCCTGTTTTCACCGCCGGAACTTACCGGAAGACTATCTGTTCTTCGTCtgtcacagaaagaaaatgtgcCACCCAAGAGCGTACTCAAAGCTATGAAAGTAAGCAAATTTCGCCTGTGTAAATATACTGTGTGTCATGCATTAGGTCCCTCTGGGACTTGCTTACCTGGGGACTTGTGGAAGAGGGCAGGGCACTGCCACAATAGTGGGTGAAAACTGGACTTCTTGAACagatctcctcctcccccaataGGTGACTTTCCAGACTCCTCTGCGGGACCCACAGACACACCGGATATTGAGTCCTAGCATGAGCAGCAAGCTCGAGGCTCCTTTTGCTCTGGAGGATACTGTTGGCTTAGAAAATTCTCCTCAAAACCAGACCCAGAAAGAGAAGTAAGTGTTGATGCTGCTTAATGTACTGCAATTCCTAATCTTTCCAGCAGACAGTGCAGGAAAATTCAACTTTGTCGTTAGTTGCATCTGGTCAAGTTCCTCGTGGTTTCTGCTGTGAACTTGTGCAGGGCATTGCCCAGCATGATAAGTGGCTCACACTAGAAGCCACTTGTTAGTAGAAAAGTggatgatgggggcacctgggtggctcagtgggttaaagcctctgccttcggctcaagtcgtgatcccggggtcctgggatcgagccccacatcgggctctctgcttggcatggagcctgcttcctcctttctctctgcctgcctctctgcctacttgtgatctcggtctgtcaaataaataaataaaattctaaaagaaaagaaaagtggatgATGAAATTTGTAGAAgttcaaggtttttttgtttaagctttttttggtttatttgtaaagagagagcacaaatagggaggggcagagagaaagagcaagaatcttgatctcatgaccctaagatcatgacctgcgccaaaaccaagtcagacgcccaactaactgagccacccaggtgccccaaataagtTTAGGTTTTATgttgtgtggggtgcctgggtggctcagtgggttaaactctctgccttcggcttgggtcatgattccagggtcctgggatcgagccccgcattgggctctctgctcagcgaggagcctgcttcctcatctctctctgcctgcctctctgcctacttgtgatttgtctgtcaaataaataaataaaatctttttaaaaaaaaagaaagaaagaaaagttttatgtCGTGCTCCTTTACTGTGCCTTTACCAGCACACCAGCCTGGCTTTGGTTTGTCTCATTTCATGGAATGTCTGCGCACATCTCCAGTGCTATGTGgataggtttctttctttttataccCACTGGGTTCTCCTTTTTGTTTGCGAGTCAGCCTTGGATGTTGTCAAGAGCTCTCGATCTTCTTTCTCTTCAGTGAAAATCTGTGTAGCTGGTGGTCACCAAATGAAAGGGGGAGATAGGCAAGCAGAGAAAACCTTGACTGTGACTTCTCCCGTTTCGGGTCTCCCAGAAACCTGCGTGCTCTCGTTGGTCCACAAGCTTTGATTTATGAGGTTATACTTGTGAAAGTTAATCCTAAGAAGAGAATTAactgaatgttctttttttactgtttttagcTAATGTTTTCTCATGGATTaagttctaatttaaaaattaacagattCTTTAGTGTTAACTAAGCTTGTTTCTAAAAAGCCAACAGTTCACCAAGGAAGTGGACACCAAAATGACCAATGGAATTCTCCACAAACCAATGATGGCCAATGCCATCCCCGCTCCAGCAGATGTGAGAGCAACCCCTGAAGATTGGCAGCATTCCAGTGGGCCCACCTCAGCTCACCTGGCCAGTCTGGATCCCTCAAGCTCTCCCCAGATGCCAAAACGTCTTGAAAATCAAGTGGCTTCTCTAGGACAAATGACTGTGAGCCCCGAGCAAGCCTTGGAGGAAAGTGTCCATTCTTATTTCTCAGAAAAGAGTATTCCCTCCACCTTGGAAATCACAGAAGACCCTTCCCAGATGGCTACCCCAGACCAAACAGAAGACCCTCCCGAAGCCACCAGAGAAAGCCCAAACTGGGTGGCTGCTTTGTCCCCTATGACTCACCCTgcaggagcaggtggagaagagTCCCCTGTAGACCTGCCTGGTGAGGCCCCGGCCGGCCCTGAAGAGCCCTCAGGTCCTGGAGATGCCACACTGTCCAGTCATCTGAAGGCTGGAGGGGCCACAGCCCCAAGTCCTCAGAAGAAAGAAGCTGATGGCCAGAGAGCCACCTCGTGGAATGGCAGGCCCATAGAGCTAGAATTTGATTTATCTGACAATACTACCAGCAAAACATTGCCTGCACTGAGGGAATTGGGGACGAGACCTAGCCCTAAACCTTCCCCTAGGATGTCAGAACCACGGCAAGAAAAGGCCCCTGAGGAGGCCAGTGAggggccccttcccctgccccggAGGTCTTCCAGCCTGGACTGGAACAATCTGGATGACCCAATCTTTAACCCATTTGAAGGAGGAGAGGCCCAGCCCTCAGAATGCCCACAGAGCAGGCCAGCCGGGCCTGTGGCCAAGGAGGTGTCTGCTAGTCCCGAGGCCACGGGGCCCTCCTCTCCGAGCCTGTGAGTACTTGGTAGTGGGGGGATAGTGCCCAGCAGTGTGCGTGCTGGAGGACCCAGGCCAGAGAAGGGGCTTGGTCACACATGGGCTGTGGGAGGCAGCTGCCCGGCCTGGATCCCGAGACCACAGAGGGTGCGCTCCTCCACTGCAGGGGACTCCTGAGAGATTGTGCGGGAGAACACACAGTAGTGCCTGGTTCTGTCCCCTCCATGGCAGCTTATGCTTTCTAAGAGCATGATCTGGAAGCACCCTGGAGCTTGAGGGGATCTTGTCTGCCAGTCCAGGGCCGGCGGAGCAGCTCCCCGTGCTTGCCCCCGTGCCTCGGGCTCTCCCACTGTGCTCTCCCAGCACTTAGCCAGGGCCTGGCCCCCCAGCACTCATCCAGGCAGCATTCTGGTGGGATGCATGCCGGCTTCCCCCCAGCCAGGAGTGCGCCCTGACAGTCCTGTAGGCCATCTCCTCGCACAGGCCCGGCCCCCTGGGACCCTTACTCTGGCACATTTGCCAGCTTCCTGGTGAAATCAGACAAGTAAACCCTTGGGATTTGCTCTATGAGCCGGGTCCCCCTGGGAAGCCCATGCTTCTTGGGCAGTTGAGGTGGGTGGGGACGGCTCTGCTGGGAACTTCTGCATAGCCCTTGGCCTTCAAGGTGAGGGTTCACAGGGTGGGAGGCAGCTCAATCCCGGGGCACATGCCCTATTGACACCATCTCTTCAGGCAGGTGCCTTCATTCTCCTCGGATGACACGCCTGGGGTGCAGACCGCAGCCAGGACCCCAGGTGCAGCAGGCAAGGTAGGGACATGAGCTCAGCCCAGGCCATCCGTCATCCTCCGTGCACGTGGGCAGAGGGCGGTGGGGAGAGACCAGGTGGGACACGGCGTGGCAccaaaatcccccc of Mustela nigripes isolate SB6536 chromosome 1, MUSNIG.SB6536, whole genome shotgun sequence contains these proteins:
- the TACC3 gene encoding transforming acidic coiled-coil-containing protein 3, whose protein sequence is MSLQIYNDENVTGDKSAENCEFLFSPPELTGRLSVLRLSQKENVPPKSVLKAMKVTFQTPLRDPQTHRILSPSMSSKLEAPFALEDTVGLENSPQNQTQKENQQFTKEVDTKMTNGILHKPMMANAIPAPADVRATPEDWQHSSGPTSAHLASLDPSSSPQMPKRLENQVASLGQMTVSPEQALEESVHSYFSEKSIPSTLEITEDPSQMATPDQTEDPPEATRESPNWVAALSPMTHPAGAGGEESPVDLPGEAPAGPEEPSGPGDATLSSHLKAGGATAPSPQKKEADGQRATSWNGRPIELEFDLSDNTTSKTLPALRELGTRPSPKPSPRMSEPRQEKAPEEASEGPLPLPRRSSSLDWNNLDDPIFNPFEGGEAQPSECPQSRPAGPVAKEVSASPEATGPSSPSLQVPSFSSDDTPGVQTAARTPGAAGKEGAADPAGAPTSRGGLGGEPAPPTPQDLEPTAELAEEQFRDPTEVLGSGAEVDYLEQFGGSSFKESALRKQSLYLKFDPLLKDSPQRPGPVAPETSSAQDVAVPSSGNLPEAKLVELDFLGPPDAPMLDPPPCVFGPGGPPLSMGSIVDVLQYSQKDLDAAVETTREENVLLRSQCETLRARNLEMGKIMDGFEGIVYQAMEEAQKQKELAKAEIQKILKEKEQLTADLSSMEKSFSDLFKRFEKQKEVIEGYRKNEESLKKCVEGYIARIEKEGQRYQALKAHAEEKLQLASEEIAQVRSKAQAESLAFQASLRKEQMRIHSLEKTVEQKTKENEELTRICDDLISKMEKI